The nucleotide sequence GCGGCGGCCGTATCGACGGGCGGTTTCATGCGGCGATAATAGCAGTATGAACGTTGAACTCAACCGTAACCTCCGGCTGGCCTGCGTGCTCGCTTTGCTGGCGCTGACGCTGCTGTGCGTGCTCTGGGAAACCGTTCTGGCGCCGGTGCGGCCGGGCGGGTCCTGGCTGTTGCTGAAGGCGCTGCCGCTGGCCATCCCGCTGCGAGGTATCGTACGCGGCAATCTCTATACCTATCAGTGGGCGTCCATGCTGATCCTGCTGTATGTCATGGAAGGAGCGGTACGCGTCGTGTCCGATACGGCGCCCGTGTCGGCGATGCTGGCCGGCGCGGAACTTGCGCTGTCCCTCGTGTTTTTCGCTTGCGCCATCCTGTATGTGCGTCCCGCCAAGCGGGCGGCACGGCGCGCCAGGTCTACCGCCGCCTGAACCGCCCCGCCGCCGCGCACGCGGCAAGACCCTCAACCCGCCAGGGGTACTATTCATGTCAGCTGTTTCCGGATCGTCCCAGCGGGCCCCGCTGGCCTCGACGCTGGCCGAACTGCCGGTGATCAACTCATTCGCCGGCCTGCCTCCCGCCTTCTATACCCGGCTGGCCCCGCAGGGCCTGAACGAACCCCGGCTCGTCCACGCCAACGAGGACGCCGCGGCCCTGATCGGGCTGGCGCCGGAAGCGCTGCACACGCGCGAATTCCTGGAGGTCTTTTCCGGGCGTGCGCCTTTGCCGGGCGGCGATACCCTGGCGGCGGTCTACAGCGGCCACCAGTTCGGCATCTGGGCCGGGCAGCTTGGCGATGGCCGCGCCCATCTGCTGGGCGAGGTCGACGGCCCCTACGGCACCTGGGAATTGCAGCTGAAGGGGGCGGGCATGACGCCCTATTCCCGCATGGGCGATGGCCGCGCGGTCTTGCGTTCTTCGGTTCGCGAATACCTGGCCAGCGAGGCCATGCACGGCCTGCGCATACCGACCACCCGCGCCCTGGCGCTGGTGGCATCCGACGACCGCGTCATGCGCGAGACCGTGGAAACGGCGGCCATCGTTACCCGGATGTCGCCCAGCTTCGTCCGGTTCGGCTCCTTCGAGCACTGGGCCGCGCGCCGCCAGCCCGAAATGGTGCAGACCCTGGCCGACTACATCATCGACCGCTTCTATCCCGAGTGCCGCCAAGCAGCAGCGGGCGAGGCGACCGGTGCCAACGCGCCGCTGGTGCGCCTGCTGGACGCCGTCACCGTGCGCACGGCCAGGCTGATGGCGCAATGGCAGTGCGTCGGTTTCAATCACGGGGTCATGAATACCGACAATATGTCCATCCTGGGACTGACGCTGGACTATGGCCCTTATGGCTTCATGGATGCCTTCCGCCTGGACCATGTGTGCAACCATTCGGACACGGAAGGGCGCTACGCCTGGAATCGCCAACCATCGGTGGCGCTGTGGAACCTGTATCGCCTGGCCGGCAGCTTCAATAGCGTCGTGCAGGATGCCGATGCCCTGAAGGCCGTGCTGGATCGCTACGAGGCCATCTTCACCCAGGCCTTCCACGACGGCATGGCCGCCAAACTCGGCTTGCAGGCCTGGCGTCCGGAAGACGAAGGCCTGCTCGACGACCTGTTGAAGCTCATGCACGAGCAGCGCGCCGATTTCACCTTGAGTTTCCGGCGGCTGGCCCAGGCCGTCCGCGGGCAGCCGCAGCCTTTCCTGGACCTGTTCATCGATCGCGATGCCGCCCGGGGCTGGTGGGAGAAATTGCAGGCGCGCCACGCCAGCGAGCCCCGCGACGCGGACGCGCGCGCCGCATCCATGGACCGCGTCAATCCGCTCTACGTCCTGCGCAACCACCTGGCGGAACTGGCGATCCGTGCGGCCGGCCAGGGGGACGCCACGGTCATCGACGAATTGCTGCGGGTCCTGCGCGATCCCTATACCGAACGACCGGAATATGCCCAGTACGCG is from Bordetella bronchialis and encodes:
- a CDS encoding DUF2069 domain-containing protein — encoded protein: MNVELNRNLRLACVLALLALTLLCVLWETVLAPVRPGGSWLLLKALPLAIPLRGIVRGNLYTYQWASMLILLYVMEGAVRVVSDTAPVSAMLAGAELALSLVFFACAILYVRPAKRAARRARSTAA
- a CDS encoding protein adenylyltransferase SelO, producing MSAVSGSSQRAPLASTLAELPVINSFAGLPPAFYTRLAPQGLNEPRLVHANEDAAALIGLAPEALHTREFLEVFSGRAPLPGGDTLAAVYSGHQFGIWAGQLGDGRAHLLGEVDGPYGTWELQLKGAGMTPYSRMGDGRAVLRSSVREYLASEAMHGLRIPTTRALALVASDDRVMRETVETAAIVTRMSPSFVRFGSFEHWAARRQPEMVQTLADYIIDRFYPECRQAAAGEATGANAPLVRLLDAVTVRTARLMAQWQCVGFNHGVMNTDNMSILGLTLDYGPYGFMDAFRLDHVCNHSDTEGRYAWNRQPSVALWNLYRLAGSFNSVVQDADALKAVLDRYEAIFTQAFHDGMAAKLGLQAWRPEDEGLLDDLLKLMHEQRADFTLSFRRLAQAVRGQPQPFLDLFIDRDAARGWWEKLQARHASEPRDADARAASMDRVNPLYVLRNHLAELAIRAAGQGDATVIDELLRVLRDPYTERPEYAQYAALPPDWASDLEVSCSS